A window of Thermococcus sp. contains these coding sequences:
- a CDS encoding S8 family serine peptidase: MKEVKAILLAVLLVGMTFGFAAAASVGGNSHLATHTPKNYGLLTPKLFQKVQGMNPNKEISTIIVFNSQADKNRALPILKFLGAKIKYNYHAIPAVAITIPVKYLLILGGLSDAGIISGLSVQGIQFIQDDYKVQVQVDLEGLDESTAQISAPEVWNVGYDGSGVVVAVIDTGIDGSHPDLQGKVIGWKDFVNNKTTPYDDNGHGTHVAGIIASTGAASDGKYKGVAPGAKLVGVKVLGADGSGSVSTIIAGVDWVIQHKDEYNISVINLSLGSSQSSDGTDALSQEVDKAWEAGIVVCVAAGNSGPDTYTIGSPAAAPDVITVGAVDKNDVITSFSSRGPTADGRLKPEVVAPGNWIISDRAAGTQLTDELVGQYYVAAPGTSMATPHVSGAVALLREAHPDWTPDKIKHVLEITADVVNASAIAGIAYGAGRINVYEALNYDQDSKVVITGYLADKQNVTKEVTVSSGTTRIAALLTWDNPQADLDLYMYDPNGQLVDYSYTGYYGFEKVAYRNPTPGTWYFVIASYSGSANYNLEILDEGGTVTEGSSSTPSQPSTPSTPSNTTTPTNNTNTTPSTPTTPSNPTVVVKNFTGTVNYGSYVVDTVTVDSGATKIEGYLYGNSYDDLDLYLYDPNQNLVTSSTTSSSNEYVSYNNPQPGTWYFVVYAYSTYYWSANYFLQVKIYYG, from the coding sequence ATGAAGGAAGTTAAGGCCATTTTGTTGGCTGTGCTCCTCGTTGGTATGACATTTGGTTTCGCCGCAGCTGCATCAGTGGGGGGTAACTCACACCTTGCAACTCATACCCCAAAGAACTACGGACTACTGACTCCAAAGCTATTCCAGAAAGTTCAGGGAATGAATCCAAACAAGGAAATCAGTACCATCATTGTGTTCAATAGCCAGGCTGACAAAAACAGGGCTCTACCAATCCTCAAGTTCCTTGGCGCAAAGATAAAGTACAACTATCATGCCATCCCGGCTGTTGCCATCACGATACCGGTCAAGTATCTTCTGATTCTCGGTGGCCTTTCAGATGCGGGCATTATAAGCGGTCTCAGCGTACAGGGAATACAGTTCATACAGGACGACTACAAAGTCCAGGTTCAGGTCGACCTTGAGGGACTCGATGAATCCACCGCCCAGATATCAGCTCCCGAGGTTTGGAACGTTGGATACGATGGAAGTGGTGTTGTCGTTGCCGTCATCGACACAGGTATTGACGGCTCTCACCCGGACCTTCAGGGAAAAGTTATCGGCTGGAAGGACTTCGTTAACAACAAGACTACTCCCTACGATGACAACGGCCACGGAACCCACGTTGCGGGAATAATAGCCAGCACTGGTGCTGCCAGCGATGGAAAATACAAGGGTGTTGCACCAGGTGCCAAGCTCGTTGGCGTTAAGGTTCTTGGCGCTGATGGTAGCGGTTCAGTTTCCACCATAATAGCGGGTGTTGACTGGGTTATACAGCACAAGGACGAGTACAACATAAGCGTTATTAACCTCTCACTCGGTTCAAGCCAGAGCTCTGACGGAACTGACGCCCTCAGTCAGGAAGTTGATAAGGCCTGGGAAGCTGGAATCGTCGTTTGTGTTGCCGCTGGAAACAGCGGGCCTGACACCTACACCATAGGCTCCCCAGCCGCTGCTCCCGATGTGATAACCGTTGGAGCTGTTGACAAGAACGATGTCATAACAAGCTTCTCCAGCAGGGGACCGACCGCTGACGGCAGGCTCAAGCCTGAAGTCGTTGCTCCGGGTAACTGGATTATCTCCGACAGGGCGGCGGGAACTCAGCTAACCGACGAGCTCGTTGGGCAGTACTACGTTGCCGCCCCCGGAACGAGCATGGCTACTCCGCACGTTAGCGGTGCCGTTGCACTCCTCAGGGAGGCTCACCCTGACTGGACTCCCGATAAGATTAAGCACGTCCTTGAGATAACTGCAGACGTTGTCAACGCCAGCGCCATAGCGGGCATCGCCTACGGTGCGGGTAGGATAAACGTCTATGAGGCCCTGAACTATGACCAAGATTCAAAGGTCGTTATAACCGGTTACCTCGCCGACAAGCAGAACGTGACCAAGGAAGTTACCGTCAGCAGTGGAACCACTAGGATAGCCGCACTCCTTACCTGGGACAACCCGCAGGCAGACCTTGACCTCTACATGTACGATCCGAACGGTCAGCTCGTTGATTACTCATACACTGGCTACTACGGATTTGAGAAGGTCGCCTACAGGAACCCCACCCCAGGAACCTGGTACTTCGTCATCGCAAGCTACTCAGGAAGCGCTAACTACAACCTTGAGATTCTCGACGAGGGCGGAACCGTGACCGAGGGCTCCTCAAGTACTCCAAGCCAGCCAAGCACCCCGAGCACTCCGAGCAACACCACGACACCAACCAACAACACCAACACAACGCCAAGCACACCAACAACCCCGTCCAACCCGACTGTAGTCGTTAAGAACTTCACCGGAACCGTGAACTACGGAAGCTATGTAGTTGACACGGTCACCGTTGACAGCGGTGCAACCAAGATTGAGGGTTACCTCTACGGAAACAGCTACGATGACCTCGACCTGTACCTCTACGACCCGAACCAGAACCTCGTTACGAGCTCAACAACGTCAAGCTCAAACGAATACGTAAGCTACAACAATCCACAGCCTGGAACATGGTACTTCGTGGTCTACGCCTACAGCACCTACTACTGGTCGGCAAACTACTTCCTCCAGGTTAAGATATACTATGGCTGA
- a CDS encoding prenyltransferase/squalene oxidase repeat-containing protein, with protein MKKVLAVFLVTLVIIPLFYAHPVKGDEVPYVFTPTIPATALSAIALYKVHEYKYVLEADTWLMMLKTPDGAWAYRYGMAPQAKYTALALMALMRGESIARGLFNRTIHQGIYWLMYKQNDDGSFGDYTDTALAVIALKEYADFKYSWLPVEKAINNGLYYLQTHSPKTTMDKIFGYMALGDVKDLRNIEATGVNALYKAFALAYLTGENVEINSTLNDPASIALLLYSTGNKRYEEDLLKSVHFGYWGTLKYQPPDMLETALLPGFSDLKPLACPYMLKVKPKFEWEAVVLAKYYVECNTSVELSNLNLEKLKPWMVAEIARINYILGRPYGREVEYLLKNESENHWGNFFNTAYVVWVLSTLNVEVNYTPILNWLSSNLTDKYPNYYYAYALVDFHRFNYTEAFNETFEIIKKRQNPTGAWGYTAGAPDNIKTTAEILRALLEVGLSNTTTYKRGYNFLRNVFYVNIPKPKTENGIVTMKNATFLLIKDGTLVENVTGSAKIGGLDGYILIYPTKHPLLVNATPVEGFKATSPWKKPLVENQKATIGGIYLVYIVAVLVVVVVSLGVILSRRNRKKR; from the coding sequence ATGAAAAAGGTTCTAGCGGTTTTTTTAGTTACACTTGTAATCATACCCCTCTTTTACGCTCATCCCGTCAAAGGTGATGAAGTGCCGTACGTGTTTACCCCCACCATTCCGGCAACTGCGCTCTCAGCGATTGCACTGTACAAGGTTCACGAATACAAGTACGTTCTGGAGGCAGATACCTGGTTGATGATGCTTAAGACCCCAGATGGGGCATGGGCGTATCGCTACGGAATGGCTCCTCAGGCGAAATATACGGCCCTCGCATTAATGGCACTCATGAGGGGAGAGTCAATAGCCCGGGGTCTCTTCAACAGAACAATTCACCAGGGAATCTACTGGCTGATGTACAAACAGAATGACGATGGCTCCTTTGGGGATTATACCGACACGGCCCTGGCAGTAATTGCACTAAAAGAATACGCGGATTTCAAGTATTCATGGCTTCCCGTTGAGAAAGCAATAAACAACGGGCTCTACTATCTCCAAACTCACAGTCCAAAGACGACGATGGATAAGATTTTTGGATACATGGCGTTGGGCGATGTAAAAGACCTTAGAAACATCGAGGCAACGGGAGTTAATGCCCTCTACAAGGCCTTTGCATTGGCCTATCTAACCGGGGAAAACGTTGAAATCAACTCAACACTTAACGACCCTGCCTCCATTGCACTTCTCCTGTACTCTACCGGGAACAAAAGATATGAGGAGGACCTTCTGAAATCAGTACATTTCGGCTACTGGGGGACTCTAAAGTATCAGCCACCGGACATGTTAGAAACTGCCCTGCTTCCCGGGTTCTCTGACCTAAAACCACTGGCGTGTCCGTATATGCTAAAGGTTAAGCCAAAATTCGAATGGGAGGCCGTTGTTCTGGCGAAGTACTACGTGGAGTGCAACACCAGTGTTGAGCTGTCCAACCTGAACCTTGAGAAGCTCAAGCCGTGGATGGTTGCGGAGATAGCAAGGATAAACTACATCCTCGGAAGACCATACGGGAGAGAAGTTGAATACCTGCTCAAGAACGAGAGCGAAAATCACTGGGGCAACTTTTTCAATACGGCCTATGTAGTATGGGTTCTCTCCACCCTTAATGTTGAGGTCAACTACACACCAATCCTCAACTGGCTTTCCTCGAACCTGACCGACAAGTATCCAAACTACTACTATGCCTACGCACTTGTTGATTTCCACAGGTTCAACTATACAGAGGCATTCAATGAAACTTTTGAGATAATAAAGAAACGCCAGAATCCGACCGGTGCATGGGGTTACACAGCGGGTGCCCCCGACAACATCAAGACCACTGCAGAGATACTCAGGGCCCTCCTGGAAGTGGGGCTCTCAAACACTACCACGTACAAGAGGGGATACAACTTTCTGAGGAACGTTTTCTACGTAAACATCCCCAAACCAAAGACTGAGAACGGAATTGTTACCATGAAAAACGCAACGTTCCTCCTAATAAAGGACGGGACTCTTGTTGAGAACGTAACTGGCAGTGCCAAAATTGGGGGATTGGATGGTTACATACTGATATACCCAACAAAACATCCGCTCTTGGTGAACGCAACCCCTGTCGAGGGCTTTAAGGCAACGAGTCCCTGGAAAAAACCACTGGTAGAGAACCAGAAAGCAACGATTGGAGGAATATACCTTGTCTACATAGTTGCCGTGCTCGTTGTAGTTGTAGTGTCTCTCGGAGTTATCCTCAGCAGAAGAAATAGGAAGAAACGCTGA
- the bpsA gene encoding N(4)-bis(aminopropyl)spermidine synthase, with protein MKEIIERVKARTSIPVYERTIENVLSAILASSDVWRIVDLSEEPLPLVVAVIEALHEMGYLTFEGSNVVLTESGKKLVEKYGIGARKDYTCSHCQGKTVELSAFSDLLEEFKEIVRDRPQPKHDFDQAYVTPETTVARVALMHSRGDLENKEVFVLGDDDLTSIALMLSGLPKRIAVLDIDERLMKFIEKTADELGYSDIEIFTFDLREPLPEYALHKFDTFITDPPETVPAIRAFVGRGIATLKGPGCAGYFGITRRESSLDKWREIQRLLLNEFGVVITDIIRNFNEYVNWGYEEETRAWKLLPVKVKPSYNWYKSYMFRIQTLEGSKGFEKKIEIGDELYNDEEASTT; from the coding sequence ATGAAGGAGATAATCGAGAGGGTTAAGGCCAGGACGAGCATCCCCGTTTATGAAAGAACCATAGAAAACGTCCTGTCAGCGATTCTGGCGAGCAGTGACGTCTGGAGGATAGTAGACCTCAGCGAGGAACCACTCCCACTGGTCGTTGCCGTTATTGAGGCTCTTCACGAGATGGGCTACCTAACCTTTGAGGGCTCGAACGTCGTGCTTACGGAGAGCGGAAAGAAACTCGTTGAGAAGTACGGGATAGGGGCAAGAAAGGACTACACCTGCTCTCACTGTCAGGGCAAGACGGTTGAGCTTTCAGCCTTCAGCGATTTGCTCGAAGAGTTCAAGGAAATCGTCAGGGACAGGCCTCAGCCAAAGCACGACTTCGACCAGGCCTACGTTACGCCGGAAACCACAGTTGCCAGGGTTGCGTTAATGCACAGCAGGGGTGACCTCGAGAACAAGGAGGTCTTCGTTCTCGGTGATGATGACCTGACGAGCATCGCCTTAATGCTTTCAGGCCTTCCAAAGAGGATAGCTGTCCTCGACATAGACGAGAGGCTCATGAAGTTCATTGAAAAGACTGCAGACGAGCTCGGCTACTCCGACATCGAAATATTCACCTTTGACCTTCGCGAGCCACTTCCCGAGTATGCCCTCCACAAGTTTGACACATTTATCACAGACCCGCCTGAAACGGTTCCAGCGATAAGGGCCTTCGTTGGAAGGGGAATTGCAACCCTTAAGGGACCCGGTTGCGCCGGCTACTTCGGCATAACGAGGAGGGAAAGCTCCCTTGACAAGTGGCGCGAGATTCAGCGCTTGCTCCTCAACGAGTTCGGTGTTGTTATAACCGATATCATCAGGAACTTCAACGAATACGTGAACTGGGGCTATGAGGAGGAGACCCGTGCCTGGAAGCTCCTTCCGGTTAAGGTCAAGCCCTCCTACAACTGGTACAAGAGCTACATGTTTAGGATTCAGACTCTCGAAGGTTCAAAGGGCTTTGAGAAGAAAATAGAAATCGGAGACGAGCTATACAACGACGAGGAAGCCTCGACGACATAA
- a CDS encoding ATPase has product MLSRTKDLIKEYRLRYNLEALEGVRKEIGEEAYSRLKALVLYRLEERKFERTPLGVRIAVAFSAGSDSTATLKILRWAGFDVVPITAKLPQMSEKTLKKVRSENAILVEVPDYEKTMRELIEKGAPICGRCHLMVMEAVERKAIEMGAKILATGDMLSSGLISIYKKGELVMLNLPAFLALDKGEIIKIIGGKYELSFGCPLLWELFRRAPSTKRLALQRILRETRARALTPEMAVELMRDVLSR; this is encoded by the coding sequence ATGCTCTCAAGAACCAAGGATTTAATCAAAGAGTATCGCCTCCGTTACAACCTCGAAGCCCTTGAAGGGGTTAGGAAAGAGATTGGCGAGGAGGCGTATTCAAGGCTGAAAGCACTCGTTCTATACCGCCTTGAAGAACGGAAGTTTGAAAGGACTCCCCTTGGAGTTAGGATTGCCGTTGCGTTCTCGGCCGGCTCCGACAGCACGGCAACCCTAAAGATACTCCGCTGGGCAGGCTTTGACGTAGTTCCTATAACGGCCAAACTGCCCCAAATGAGTGAAAAGACCCTCAAAAAGGTTCGTTCCGAAAACGCGATACTGGTAGAGGTACCGGATTACGAGAAGACAATGAGAGAACTCATTGAAAAAGGAGCACCCATATGCGGTCGCTGTCACTTGATGGTTATGGAAGCTGTTGAGCGAAAGGCAATTGAAATGGGAGCAAAAATCCTTGCAACGGGAGATATGCTGAGCTCGGGCCTAATTTCCATTTACAAAAAGGGAGAACTCGTAATGCTGAACCTCCCCGCTTTTCTTGCCCTTGATAAGGGAGAGATTATCAAGATAATCGGCGGAAAGTATGAGCTGAGCTTTGGCTGTCCCCTGCTCTGGGAACTCTTCAGGAGGGCACCTTCAACGAAGAGACTGGCCCTTCAGAGAATCCTTCGCGAGACGAGGGCGAGAGCTTTAACCCCCGAGATGGCCGTTGAGTTGATGAGAGACGTTCTCTCCAGATAG
- a CDS encoding metal-sulfur cluster assembly factor: MVTKEEVEKVVKSVVDEKFIRSIEVDEKGNVTVTLAKDTPDLDNVLIKLHSELGKIEGVGLITINREREVQNTGENVQLTKELILEKLKEVIDPEIGIDVVNLGLIYDLQIRPDNTVYVKMTMTTPGCPLTMWILRAVEDKILEIPGVKDAEIELTFDPPWTPDRISPEYKKKLGLY; this comes from the coding sequence ATGGTCACAAAGGAAGAGGTTGAGAAGGTTGTGAAATCCGTCGTTGATGAGAAGTTCATCCGCTCAATTGAGGTTGATGAAAAGGGCAACGTTACGGTAACCCTCGCAAAGGACACCCCTGATTTGGACAACGTTCTCATAAAGCTTCACTCCGAGCTTGGAAAAATTGAAGGCGTTGGCCTGATAACGATAAACCGCGAGAGGGAGGTTCAAAATACAGGAGAAAACGTCCAGCTCACAAAGGAACTCATTCTTGAAAAGCTTAAGGAAGTCATAGACCCCGAGATAGGAATAGATGTCGTGAACCTCGGCCTTATCTATGACCTCCAGATTAGGCCCGACAACACCGTTTACGTCAAGATGACGATGACAACACCAGGCTGTCCCCTAACGATGTGGATTCTCAGGGCTGTTGAAGACAAAATCCTCGAGATTCCCGGCGTTAAGGACGCTGAGATTGAGCTTACCTTCGACCCGCCGTGGACACCCGACAGGATAAGTCCCGAGTACAAGAAAAAGCTGGGCCTTTACTGA
- a CDS encoding ferredoxin: MAWKVTVDQDTCIGDAICASLCPDVFEMNDEGKAQPVVEVIEDENLYNCAKEAMEACPVSAISIEEA, encoded by the coding sequence ATGGCGTGGAAGGTTACCGTCGACCAGGACACCTGCATTGGTGACGCCATCTGTGCAAGCCTCTGCCCGGACGTCTTCGAGATGAACGACGAGGGCAAGGCCCAGCCGGTTGTTGAGGTCATCGAGGACGAGAACCTCTACAACTGCGCCAAGGAGGCCATGGAGGCCTGCCCTGTTAGCGCTATCAGCATTGAGGAGGCCTGA
- a CDS encoding nicotinate phosphoribosyltransferase, with protein sequence MRDFYIAHEEDIKAGRTTDVYFIRTRKILTEKGIHRKVFADVTTTSLPHGWKWGVLAGIEEVAKLLEGLPVNVYAMPEGTIFHPYEPVLQIEGFYEEFGIYETALLGMLSQASGIATSALRIKIAANFKPVYSFGIRHMHPAIAPMIDRSAFIGGCDGVSGVLGAEMIGEKPVGTMPHALILTVGDQVKAWKYFDEVVEPEVPRTALVDTLCDEKFEALMAAETLGERLDAVRLDTPGSRRGNFRRIIEEVRWELNLRGYDWVKIFVSGGLNEESIRKIVDVADAFGVGSAIASAKPIDFSLDIVEVEGKPITKRGKLSGRKQVYRCENGHYHRVPANKKLERCPVCGAKVEPLLKPLIENGEIVGELPKAREIREYVLEQAQKFNLSLE encoded by the coding sequence ATGAGGGACTTTTACATCGCTCACGAGGAGGATATCAAAGCAGGAAGGACAACCGACGTTTATTTCATCAGGACAAGGAAAATTCTCACCGAAAAAGGAATTCACAGGAAGGTTTTCGCCGACGTGACTACAACAAGCCTCCCACACGGCTGGAAGTGGGGGGTTTTAGCTGGAATAGAGGAGGTCGCAAAGCTACTCGAGGGCCTTCCCGTCAACGTCTACGCGATGCCAGAGGGAACTATCTTTCACCCCTACGAACCGGTTCTCCAGATAGAGGGCTTTTACGAGGAGTTCGGGATATACGAGACTGCTTTACTTGGAATGCTCAGTCAGGCTAGTGGAATAGCGACTTCGGCCCTGAGGATTAAGATTGCCGCGAACTTCAAGCCAGTCTATTCCTTTGGCATAAGACACATGCACCCAGCAATAGCTCCGATGATTGACCGTTCGGCCTTCATAGGCGGTTGCGATGGAGTTTCCGGCGTTCTTGGGGCCGAGATGATTGGTGAAAAGCCCGTTGGAACCATGCCCCACGCACTGATTCTCACGGTCGGTGACCAGGTTAAGGCCTGGAAATACTTTGACGAGGTCGTTGAGCCCGAAGTTCCTAGGACGGCCTTGGTTGACACGCTCTGTGATGAGAAGTTCGAGGCGTTGATGGCGGCAGAGACACTCGGTGAAAGGCTCGACGCGGTTCGCTTAGACACACCCGGTTCAAGGAGGGGCAACTTCAGAAGAATCATCGAGGAAGTCCGCTGGGAGCTCAATTTGAGGGGCTACGACTGGGTGAAAATCTTCGTCTCAGGGGGCCTAAACGAGGAAAGCATAAGGAAAATAGTGGACGTGGCCGATGCCTTTGGAGTTGGTTCCGCCATAGCGAGCGCGAAGCCGATAGATTTCTCTCTCGACATCGTTGAGGTCGAAGGAAAGCCGATAACGAAGCGTGGAAAACTCAGCGGGAGGAAGCAGGTTTACCGCTGTGAGAACGGCCACTACCACCGTGTTCCGGCCAATAAAAAGCTCGAACGCTGTCCGGTCTGCGGGGCAAAGGTTGAACCCCTTCTTAAACCCCTCATAGAGAACGGAGAAATCGTTGGAGAACTGCCAAAGGCGAGGGAAATAAGGGAGTACGTTCTCGAGCAGGCCCAGAAGTTCAATCTGAGTCTTGAATGA